The following coding sequences lie in one Scatophagus argus isolate fScaArg1 chromosome 9, fScaArg1.pri, whole genome shotgun sequence genomic window:
- the hdac9b gene encoding histone deacetylase 9-B isoform X5, which yields MDIKSDVPLAVEPLSPLDLRTDLRMLGPGSDPGLWERQLQQELLLIQKQQQIQKQLLISEFQKQHEKLTRQHQAQLQEHLKLQQELQAMKQQQELAEKERRLEQQQQQQQQQNQQEKEQERHRREQHVSSLILRGKERPRESLTGAVASTEVKQKLQEFLLSKSAKDSASNGVSHSIIHHQKLWYSRSSHHTSLDQSSPPLGGTSPTCQYTLPSPIESKDDFPLRKTASEPNLKVRSRLKQKVAERRSSPMLKRRDGNVMTPYKKRALELMDSTPTNSAPGSGPSSPIGASSALGAENGPSSLPTTTKTERWPSQPRLFRPEGSVSMLSLYTSPSLPNISFGLSTASSPISAAMGLKDRSTEIRHGLPGHLLGPVPLQTGLESKVSPSHQALLQHLLQKEQMRQQKILSSGQGSMSSHPQSPLAMKDRPSSSRPKLPKHRPLNRTQSAPLPQNTLAQLVIQQQHQHFLEKQKQYQQQVHINKLLSKSIEQLRQPSAHLQESEEEQEEQQREQTESMQEERLPPGGVIRKHTLSSSSSSSGSSSELPDTHYGVIKVKEEPADSEDEALTNQSLESEQSTYLHQVKGRLVIRAMI from the exons TGGACATAAAGTCAGACGTGCCATTGGCTGTGGAGCCCTTATCTCCTTTGGACCTGCGCACTGATCTGAGGATGCTGGGACCAGGCTCGGACCCGGGACTGTGGgagaggcagctgcagcaggagctgcTGCTTATTCAGAAGCAACAGCAGATTCAGAAGCAGCTACTAATCAGCGAGTTCCAGAAGCAGCATGAGAAGTTGACCCGCCAACATCAAGCTCAGCTCCAGGAGCACCTCAAG CTCCAGCAGGAGCTCCAGGCcatgaaacagcagcaggaactggcaGAGAAGGAGCGTCgtctggagcagcagcagcagcagcagcagcagcagaaccagcaggagaaggagcaggagaggcATCGGCGAGAGCAGCATGTTTCCAGCCTGATCCTCAGGGGCAAGGAGCGCCCCAGAGAGA GTCTCACAGGTGCAGTGGCCAGTACCGAGGTGAAGCAGAAACTCCAAGAGTTTCTGTTGAGCAAATCAGCAAAGGACTCTGCCAGCAATGGAGTCAGTCATTCTATAATCCACCACCAAAAGCTCTGGTACTC CAGGTCTTCTCACCATACATCACTGGACCAAAGCTCTCCACCCCTGGGCGGCACATCCCCCACTTGCCAGTATACGCTGCCGTCACCCATAGAGAGCAAGGACGACTTCCCCTTGAGGAAGACAG CCTCTGAGCCTAACCTGAAGGTACGATCCAGACTGAAGCAGAAGGTAgcggagaggaggagcagcccGATGCTCAAGAGAAGAGATGGAAACGTCATGACTCCTTACAAGAAGAGAGCTCTGGAGCTAATGG ACTCTACGCCCACGAACAGTGCCCCTGGCTCCGGTCCCAGCTCTCCCATTGGGGCCTCCAGTGCCTTGGGGGCTGAAAATGGTCCCTCCTCTCTGCCTACTACCACAAAAACTGAG AGATGGCCTTCACAGCCGAGATTATTTCGACCTGAGGGCTCTGTGTCGATGCTGAGCTTATACACTTCTCCCTCCTTACCCAACATCTCCTTTGGGCTTTCAACTGCATCCTCACCCATTAGT GCTGCCATGGGGTTGAAGGACAGATCGACAGAAATCAGGCATGGGCTGCCGGGGCACCTGCTGGGCCCTGTGCCCCTTCAGACGGGCCTTGAGTCTAAAGTGAGCCCCAGTCACCAGGCCCTCCTCCAACACCTCCTCCAAAAGGAGCAGATGAGGCAGCAGAAAATACTGTCTTCTG GCCAAGGCTCCATGTCATCCCACCCTCAGTCACCTCTTGCCATGAAGGATCGGCCCTCCAGTAGTCGGCCTAAACTACCCAAACACAGGCCCTTGAACAGGACCCAGTCTGCACCACTACCACAGAACACACTGGCCCAACTTGTCATTCAGCAGCAACACCAGCACTTcctggagaaacagaaacagtacCAGCAGCAGGTCCATATAAATAAG CTGTTGTCCAAGTCCATTGAACAGTTACGTCAACCCAGTGCACACCTGCAGGAatcagaggaagagcaggaggagcaacaaagggagcagacagagagcaTGCAGGAGGAGAGGCTGCCCCCTGGAGGAGTCATCCGGAAGCACacgctgagcagcagcagcagcagcagcggctcGAGCAGCGAGCTCCCCGACACTCACTACGGGGTCATCAAGGTCAAAGAGGAGCCGGCTGATAGCGAGGATGAGGccctgaccaatcagagcttaGAGTCAGAGCAGAGCACCTATCTTCACCAGGTCAAAGGAAGACTGGTGATAAGAGCTATGATATGA
- the hdac9b gene encoding histone deacetylase 9-B isoform X6, producing MLGPGSDPGLWERQLQQELLLIQKQQQIQKQLLISEFQKQHEKLTRQHQAQLQEHLKLQQELQAMKQQQELAEKERRLEQQQQQQQQQNQQEKEQERHRREQHVSSLILRGKERPRESLTGAVASTEVKQKLQEFLLSKSAKDSASNGVSHSIIHHQKLWYSRSSHHTSLDQSSPPLGGTSPTCQYTLPSPIESKDDFPLRKTASEPNLKVRSRLKQKVAERRSSPMLKRRDGNVMTPYKKRALELMDSTPTNSAPGSGPSSPIGASSALGAENGPSSLPTTTKTERWPSQPRLFRPEGSVSMLSLYTSPSLPNISFGLSTASSPISAAMGLKDRSTEIRHGLPGHLLGPVPLQTGLESKVSPSHQALLQHLLQKEQMRQQKILSSGQGSMSSHPQSPLAMKDRPSSSRPKLPKHRPLNRTQSAPLPQNTLAQLVIQQQHQHFLEKQKQYQQQVHINKLLSKSIEQLRQPSAHLQESEEEQEEQQREQTESMQEERLPPGGVIRKHTLSSSSSSSGSSSELPDTHYGVIKVKEEPADSEDEALTNQSLESEQSTYLHQVKGRLVIRAMI from the exons ATGCTGGGACCAGGCTCGGACCCGGGACTGTGGgagaggcagctgcagcaggagctgcTGCTTATTCAGAAGCAACAGCAGATTCAGAAGCAGCTACTAATCAGCGAGTTCCAGAAGCAGCATGAGAAGTTGACCCGCCAACATCAAGCTCAGCTCCAGGAGCACCTCAAG CTCCAGCAGGAGCTCCAGGCcatgaaacagcagcaggaactggcaGAGAAGGAGCGTCgtctggagcagcagcagcagcagcagcagcagcagaaccagcaggagaaggagcaggagaggcATCGGCGAGAGCAGCATGTTTCCAGCCTGATCCTCAGGGGCAAGGAGCGCCCCAGAGAGA GTCTCACAGGTGCAGTGGCCAGTACCGAGGTGAAGCAGAAACTCCAAGAGTTTCTGTTGAGCAAATCAGCAAAGGACTCTGCCAGCAATGGAGTCAGTCATTCTATAATCCACCACCAAAAGCTCTGGTACTC CAGGTCTTCTCACCATACATCACTGGACCAAAGCTCTCCACCCCTGGGCGGCACATCCCCCACTTGCCAGTATACGCTGCCGTCACCCATAGAGAGCAAGGACGACTTCCCCTTGAGGAAGACAG CCTCTGAGCCTAACCTGAAGGTACGATCCAGACTGAAGCAGAAGGTAgcggagaggaggagcagcccGATGCTCAAGAGAAGAGATGGAAACGTCATGACTCCTTACAAGAAGAGAGCTCTGGAGCTAATGG ACTCTACGCCCACGAACAGTGCCCCTGGCTCCGGTCCCAGCTCTCCCATTGGGGCCTCCAGTGCCTTGGGGGCTGAAAATGGTCCCTCCTCTCTGCCTACTACCACAAAAACTGAG AGATGGCCTTCACAGCCGAGATTATTTCGACCTGAGGGCTCTGTGTCGATGCTGAGCTTATACACTTCTCCCTCCTTACCCAACATCTCCTTTGGGCTTTCAACTGCATCCTCACCCATTAGT GCTGCCATGGGGTTGAAGGACAGATCGACAGAAATCAGGCATGGGCTGCCGGGGCACCTGCTGGGCCCTGTGCCCCTTCAGACGGGCCTTGAGTCTAAAGTGAGCCCCAGTCACCAGGCCCTCCTCCAACACCTCCTCCAAAAGGAGCAGATGAGGCAGCAGAAAATACTGTCTTCTG GCCAAGGCTCCATGTCATCCCACCCTCAGTCACCTCTTGCCATGAAGGATCGGCCCTCCAGTAGTCGGCCTAAACTACCCAAACACAGGCCCTTGAACAGGACCCAGTCTGCACCACTACCACAGAACACACTGGCCCAACTTGTCATTCAGCAGCAACACCAGCACTTcctggagaaacagaaacagtacCAGCAGCAGGTCCATATAAATAAG CTGTTGTCCAAGTCCATTGAACAGTTACGTCAACCCAGTGCACACCTGCAGGAatcagaggaagagcaggaggagcaacaaagggagcagacagagagcaTGCAGGAGGAGAGGCTGCCCCCTGGAGGAGTCATCCGGAAGCACacgctgagcagcagcagcagcagcagcggctcGAGCAGCGAGCTCCCCGACACTCACTACGGGGTCATCAAGGTCAAAGAGGAGCCGGCTGATAGCGAGGATGAGGccctgaccaatcagagcttaGAGTCAGAGCAGAGCACCTATCTTCACCAGGTCAAAGGAAGACTGGTGATAAGAGCTATGATATGA
- the hdac9b gene encoding histone deacetylase 9-B isoform X3 yields the protein MLQTIYEGESSFSTTEGRVGHQQFPSQSKMHNVNNSVDIKSDVPLAVEPLSPLDLRTDLRMLGPGSDPGLWERQLQQELLLIQKQQQIQKQLLISEFQKQHEKLTRQHQAQLQEHLKLQQELQAMKQQQELAEKERRLEQQQQQQQQQNQQEKEQERHRREQHVSSLILRGKERPRESAVASTEVKQKLQEFLLSKSAKDSASNGVSHSIIHHQKLWYSRSSHHTSLDQSSPPLGGTSPTCQYTLPSPIESKDDFPLRKTASEPNLKVRSRLKQKVAERRSSPMLKRRDGNVMTPYKKRALELMDSTPTNSAPGSGPSSPIGASSALGAENGPSSLPTTTKTERWPSQPRLFRPEGSVSMLSLYTSPSLPNISFGLSTASSPISAAMGLKDRSTEIRHGLPGHLLGPVPLQTGLESKVSPSHQALLQHLLQKEQMRQQKILSSGQGSMSSHPQSPLAMKDRPSSSRPKLPKHRPLNRTQSAPLPQNTLAQLVIQQQHQHFLEKQKQYQQQVHINKLLSKSIEQLRQPSAHLQESEEEQEEQQREQTESMQEERLPPGGVIRKHTLSSSSSSSGSSSELPDTHYGVIKVKEEPADSEDEALTNQSLESEQSTYLHQVKGRLVIRAMI from the exons TGGACATAAAGTCAGACGTGCCATTGGCTGTGGAGCCCTTATCTCCTTTGGACCTGCGCACTGATCTGAGGATGCTGGGACCAGGCTCGGACCCGGGACTGTGGgagaggcagctgcagcaggagctgcTGCTTATTCAGAAGCAACAGCAGATTCAGAAGCAGCTACTAATCAGCGAGTTCCAGAAGCAGCATGAGAAGTTGACCCGCCAACATCAAGCTCAGCTCCAGGAGCACCTCAAG CTCCAGCAGGAGCTCCAGGCcatgaaacagcagcaggaactggcaGAGAAGGAGCGTCgtctggagcagcagcagcagcagcagcagcagcagaaccagcaggagaaggagcaggagaggcATCGGCGAGAGCAGCATGTTTCCAGCCTGATCCTCAGGGGCAAGGAGCGCCCCAGAGAGA GTGCAGTGGCCAGTACCGAGGTGAAGCAGAAACTCCAAGAGTTTCTGTTGAGCAAATCAGCAAAGGACTCTGCCAGCAATGGAGTCAGTCATTCTATAATCCACCACCAAAAGCTCTGGTACTC CAGGTCTTCTCACCATACATCACTGGACCAAAGCTCTCCACCCCTGGGCGGCACATCCCCCACTTGCCAGTATACGCTGCCGTCACCCATAGAGAGCAAGGACGACTTCCCCTTGAGGAAGACAG CCTCTGAGCCTAACCTGAAGGTACGATCCAGACTGAAGCAGAAGGTAgcggagaggaggagcagcccGATGCTCAAGAGAAGAGATGGAAACGTCATGACTCCTTACAAGAAGAGAGCTCTGGAGCTAATGG ACTCTACGCCCACGAACAGTGCCCCTGGCTCCGGTCCCAGCTCTCCCATTGGGGCCTCCAGTGCCTTGGGGGCTGAAAATGGTCCCTCCTCTCTGCCTACTACCACAAAAACTGAG AGATGGCCTTCACAGCCGAGATTATTTCGACCTGAGGGCTCTGTGTCGATGCTGAGCTTATACACTTCTCCCTCCTTACCCAACATCTCCTTTGGGCTTTCAACTGCATCCTCACCCATTAGT GCTGCCATGGGGTTGAAGGACAGATCGACAGAAATCAGGCATGGGCTGCCGGGGCACCTGCTGGGCCCTGTGCCCCTTCAGACGGGCCTTGAGTCTAAAGTGAGCCCCAGTCACCAGGCCCTCCTCCAACACCTCCTCCAAAAGGAGCAGATGAGGCAGCAGAAAATACTGTCTTCTG GCCAAGGCTCCATGTCATCCCACCCTCAGTCACCTCTTGCCATGAAGGATCGGCCCTCCAGTAGTCGGCCTAAACTACCCAAACACAGGCCCTTGAACAGGACCCAGTCTGCACCACTACCACAGAACACACTGGCCCAACTTGTCATTCAGCAGCAACACCAGCACTTcctggagaaacagaaacagtacCAGCAGCAGGTCCATATAAATAAG CTGTTGTCCAAGTCCATTGAACAGTTACGTCAACCCAGTGCACACCTGCAGGAatcagaggaagagcaggaggagcaacaaagggagcagacagagagcaTGCAGGAGGAGAGGCTGCCCCCTGGAGGAGTCATCCGGAAGCACacgctgagcagcagcagcagcagcagcggctcGAGCAGCGAGCTCCCCGACACTCACTACGGGGTCATCAAGGTCAAAGAGGAGCCGGCTGATAGCGAGGATGAGGccctgaccaatcagagcttaGAGTCAGAGCAGAGCACCTATCTTCACCAGGTCAAAGGAAGACTGGTGATAAGAGCTATGATATGA
- the hdac9b gene encoding histone deacetylase 9-B isoform X1 — protein MLQTIYEGESSFSTTEGRVGHQQFPSQSKMHNVNNSVDIKSDVPLAVEPLSPLDLRTDLRMLGPGSDPGLWERQLQQELLLIQKQQQIQKQLLISEFQKQHEKLTRQHQAQLQEHLKLQQELQAMKQQQELAEKERRLEQQQQQQQQQNQQEKEQERHRREQHVSSLILRGKERPRESLTGAVASTEVKQKLQEFLLSKSAKDSASNGVSHSIIHHQKLWYSRSSHHTSLDQSSPPLGGTSPTCQYTLPSPIESKDDFPLRKTASEPNLKVRSRLKQKVAERRSSPMLKRRDGNVMTPYKKRALELMDSTPTNSAPGSGPSSPIGASSALGAENGPSSLPTTTKTERWPSQPRLFRPEGSVSMLSLYTSPSLPNISFGLSTASSPISAAMGLKDRSTEIRHGLPGHLLGPVPLQTGLESKVSPSHQALLQHLLQKEQMRQQKILSSGQGSMSSHPQSPLAMKDRPSSSRPKLPKHRPLNRTQSAPLPQNTLAQLVIQQQHQHFLEKQKQYQQQVHINKLLSKSIEQLRQPSAHLQESEEEQEEQQREQTESMQEERLPPGGVIRKHTLSSSSSSSGSSSELPDTHYGVIKVKEEPADSEDEALTNQSLESEQSTYLHQVKGRLVIRAMI, from the exons TGGACATAAAGTCAGACGTGCCATTGGCTGTGGAGCCCTTATCTCCTTTGGACCTGCGCACTGATCTGAGGATGCTGGGACCAGGCTCGGACCCGGGACTGTGGgagaggcagctgcagcaggagctgcTGCTTATTCAGAAGCAACAGCAGATTCAGAAGCAGCTACTAATCAGCGAGTTCCAGAAGCAGCATGAGAAGTTGACCCGCCAACATCAAGCTCAGCTCCAGGAGCACCTCAAG CTCCAGCAGGAGCTCCAGGCcatgaaacagcagcaggaactggcaGAGAAGGAGCGTCgtctggagcagcagcagcagcagcagcagcagcagaaccagcaggagaaggagcaggagaggcATCGGCGAGAGCAGCATGTTTCCAGCCTGATCCTCAGGGGCAAGGAGCGCCCCAGAGAGA GTCTCACAGGTGCAGTGGCCAGTACCGAGGTGAAGCAGAAACTCCAAGAGTTTCTGTTGAGCAAATCAGCAAAGGACTCTGCCAGCAATGGAGTCAGTCATTCTATAATCCACCACCAAAAGCTCTGGTACTC CAGGTCTTCTCACCATACATCACTGGACCAAAGCTCTCCACCCCTGGGCGGCACATCCCCCACTTGCCAGTATACGCTGCCGTCACCCATAGAGAGCAAGGACGACTTCCCCTTGAGGAAGACAG CCTCTGAGCCTAACCTGAAGGTACGATCCAGACTGAAGCAGAAGGTAgcggagaggaggagcagcccGATGCTCAAGAGAAGAGATGGAAACGTCATGACTCCTTACAAGAAGAGAGCTCTGGAGCTAATGG ACTCTACGCCCACGAACAGTGCCCCTGGCTCCGGTCCCAGCTCTCCCATTGGGGCCTCCAGTGCCTTGGGGGCTGAAAATGGTCCCTCCTCTCTGCCTACTACCACAAAAACTGAG AGATGGCCTTCACAGCCGAGATTATTTCGACCTGAGGGCTCTGTGTCGATGCTGAGCTTATACACTTCTCCCTCCTTACCCAACATCTCCTTTGGGCTTTCAACTGCATCCTCACCCATTAGT GCTGCCATGGGGTTGAAGGACAGATCGACAGAAATCAGGCATGGGCTGCCGGGGCACCTGCTGGGCCCTGTGCCCCTTCAGACGGGCCTTGAGTCTAAAGTGAGCCCCAGTCACCAGGCCCTCCTCCAACACCTCCTCCAAAAGGAGCAGATGAGGCAGCAGAAAATACTGTCTTCTG GCCAAGGCTCCATGTCATCCCACCCTCAGTCACCTCTTGCCATGAAGGATCGGCCCTCCAGTAGTCGGCCTAAACTACCCAAACACAGGCCCTTGAACAGGACCCAGTCTGCACCACTACCACAGAACACACTGGCCCAACTTGTCATTCAGCAGCAACACCAGCACTTcctggagaaacagaaacagtacCAGCAGCAGGTCCATATAAATAAG CTGTTGTCCAAGTCCATTGAACAGTTACGTCAACCCAGTGCACACCTGCAGGAatcagaggaagagcaggaggagcaacaaagggagcagacagagagcaTGCAGGAGGAGAGGCTGCCCCCTGGAGGAGTCATCCGGAAGCACacgctgagcagcagcagcagcagcagcggctcGAGCAGCGAGCTCCCCGACACTCACTACGGGGTCATCAAGGTCAAAGAGGAGCCGGCTGATAGCGAGGATGAGGccctgaccaatcagagcttaGAGTCAGAGCAGAGCACCTATCTTCACCAGGTCAAAGGAAGACTGGTGATAAGAGCTATGATATGA
- the hdac9b gene encoding histone deacetylase 9-B isoform X4, with protein sequence MLQTIYEGESSFSTTEGRVGHQQFPSQSKMHNVNNSVDIKSDVPLAVEPLSPLDLRTDLRMLGPGSDPGLWERQLQQELLLIQKQQQIQKQLLISEFQKQHEKLTRQHQAQLQEHLKLQQELQAMKQQQELAEKERRLEQQQQQQQQQNQQEKEQERHRREQHVSSLILRGKERPRESAVASTEVKQKLQEFLLSKSAKDSASNGVSHSIIHHQKLWYSSSHHTSLDQSSPPLGGTSPTCQYTLPSPIESKDDFPLRKTASEPNLKVRSRLKQKVAERRSSPMLKRRDGNVMTPYKKRALELMDSTPTNSAPGSGPSSPIGASSALGAENGPSSLPTTTKTERWPSQPRLFRPEGSVSMLSLYTSPSLPNISFGLSTASSPISAAMGLKDRSTEIRHGLPGHLLGPVPLQTGLESKVSPSHQALLQHLLQKEQMRQQKILSSGQGSMSSHPQSPLAMKDRPSSSRPKLPKHRPLNRTQSAPLPQNTLAQLVIQQQHQHFLEKQKQYQQQVHINKLLSKSIEQLRQPSAHLQESEEEQEEQQREQTESMQEERLPPGGVIRKHTLSSSSSSSGSSSELPDTHYGVIKVKEEPADSEDEALTNQSLESEQSTYLHQVKGRLVIRAMI encoded by the exons TGGACATAAAGTCAGACGTGCCATTGGCTGTGGAGCCCTTATCTCCTTTGGACCTGCGCACTGATCTGAGGATGCTGGGACCAGGCTCGGACCCGGGACTGTGGgagaggcagctgcagcaggagctgcTGCTTATTCAGAAGCAACAGCAGATTCAGAAGCAGCTACTAATCAGCGAGTTCCAGAAGCAGCATGAGAAGTTGACCCGCCAACATCAAGCTCAGCTCCAGGAGCACCTCAAG CTCCAGCAGGAGCTCCAGGCcatgaaacagcagcaggaactggcaGAGAAGGAGCGTCgtctggagcagcagcagcagcagcagcagcagcagaaccagcaggagaaggagcaggagaggcATCGGCGAGAGCAGCATGTTTCCAGCCTGATCCTCAGGGGCAAGGAGCGCCCCAGAGAGA GTGCAGTGGCCAGTACCGAGGTGAAGCAGAAACTCCAAGAGTTTCTGTTGAGCAAATCAGCAAAGGACTCTGCCAGCAATGGAGTCAGTCATTCTATAATCCACCACCAAAAGCTCTGGTACTC GTCTTCTCACCATACATCACTGGACCAAAGCTCTCCACCCCTGGGCGGCACATCCCCCACTTGCCAGTATACGCTGCCGTCACCCATAGAGAGCAAGGACGACTTCCCCTTGAGGAAGACAG CCTCTGAGCCTAACCTGAAGGTACGATCCAGACTGAAGCAGAAGGTAgcggagaggaggagcagcccGATGCTCAAGAGAAGAGATGGAAACGTCATGACTCCTTACAAGAAGAGAGCTCTGGAGCTAATGG ACTCTACGCCCACGAACAGTGCCCCTGGCTCCGGTCCCAGCTCTCCCATTGGGGCCTCCAGTGCCTTGGGGGCTGAAAATGGTCCCTCCTCTCTGCCTACTACCACAAAAACTGAG AGATGGCCTTCACAGCCGAGATTATTTCGACCTGAGGGCTCTGTGTCGATGCTGAGCTTATACACTTCTCCCTCCTTACCCAACATCTCCTTTGGGCTTTCAACTGCATCCTCACCCATTAGT GCTGCCATGGGGTTGAAGGACAGATCGACAGAAATCAGGCATGGGCTGCCGGGGCACCTGCTGGGCCCTGTGCCCCTTCAGACGGGCCTTGAGTCTAAAGTGAGCCCCAGTCACCAGGCCCTCCTCCAACACCTCCTCCAAAAGGAGCAGATGAGGCAGCAGAAAATACTGTCTTCTG GCCAAGGCTCCATGTCATCCCACCCTCAGTCACCTCTTGCCATGAAGGATCGGCCCTCCAGTAGTCGGCCTAAACTACCCAAACACAGGCCCTTGAACAGGACCCAGTCTGCACCACTACCACAGAACACACTGGCCCAACTTGTCATTCAGCAGCAACACCAGCACTTcctggagaaacagaaacagtacCAGCAGCAGGTCCATATAAATAAG CTGTTGTCCAAGTCCATTGAACAGTTACGTCAACCCAGTGCACACCTGCAGGAatcagaggaagagcaggaggagcaacaaagggagcagacagagagcaTGCAGGAGGAGAGGCTGCCCCCTGGAGGAGTCATCCGGAAGCACacgctgagcagcagcagcagcagcagcggctcGAGCAGCGAGCTCCCCGACACTCACTACGGGGTCATCAAGGTCAAAGAGGAGCCGGCTGATAGCGAGGATGAGGccctgaccaatcagagcttaGAGTCAGAGCAGAGCACCTATCTTCACCAGGTCAAAGGAAGACTGGTGATAAGAGCTATGATATGA
- the hdac9b gene encoding histone deacetylase 9-B isoform X2: protein MLQTIYEGESSFSTTEGRVGHQQFPSQSKMHNVNNSVDIKSDVPLAVEPLSPLDLRTDLRMLGPGSDPGLWERQLQQELLLIQKQQQIQKQLLISEFQKQHEKLTRQHQAQLQEHLKLQQELQAMKQQQELAEKERRLEQQQQQQQQQNQQEKEQERHRREQHVSSLILRGKERPRESLTGAVASTEVKQKLQEFLLSKSAKDSASNGVSHSIIHHQKLWYSSSHHTSLDQSSPPLGGTSPTCQYTLPSPIESKDDFPLRKTASEPNLKVRSRLKQKVAERRSSPMLKRRDGNVMTPYKKRALELMDSTPTNSAPGSGPSSPIGASSALGAENGPSSLPTTTKTERWPSQPRLFRPEGSVSMLSLYTSPSLPNISFGLSTASSPISAAMGLKDRSTEIRHGLPGHLLGPVPLQTGLESKVSPSHQALLQHLLQKEQMRQQKILSSGQGSMSSHPQSPLAMKDRPSSSRPKLPKHRPLNRTQSAPLPQNTLAQLVIQQQHQHFLEKQKQYQQQVHINKLLSKSIEQLRQPSAHLQESEEEQEEQQREQTESMQEERLPPGGVIRKHTLSSSSSSSGSSSELPDTHYGVIKVKEEPADSEDEALTNQSLESEQSTYLHQVKGRLVIRAMI, encoded by the exons TGGACATAAAGTCAGACGTGCCATTGGCTGTGGAGCCCTTATCTCCTTTGGACCTGCGCACTGATCTGAGGATGCTGGGACCAGGCTCGGACCCGGGACTGTGGgagaggcagctgcagcaggagctgcTGCTTATTCAGAAGCAACAGCAGATTCAGAAGCAGCTACTAATCAGCGAGTTCCAGAAGCAGCATGAGAAGTTGACCCGCCAACATCAAGCTCAGCTCCAGGAGCACCTCAAG CTCCAGCAGGAGCTCCAGGCcatgaaacagcagcaggaactggcaGAGAAGGAGCGTCgtctggagcagcagcagcagcagcagcagcagcagaaccagcaggagaaggagcaggagaggcATCGGCGAGAGCAGCATGTTTCCAGCCTGATCCTCAGGGGCAAGGAGCGCCCCAGAGAGA GTCTCACAGGTGCAGTGGCCAGTACCGAGGTGAAGCAGAAACTCCAAGAGTTTCTGTTGAGCAAATCAGCAAAGGACTCTGCCAGCAATGGAGTCAGTCATTCTATAATCCACCACCAAAAGCTCTGGTACTC GTCTTCTCACCATACATCACTGGACCAAAGCTCTCCACCCCTGGGCGGCACATCCCCCACTTGCCAGTATACGCTGCCGTCACCCATAGAGAGCAAGGACGACTTCCCCTTGAGGAAGACAG CCTCTGAGCCTAACCTGAAGGTACGATCCAGACTGAAGCAGAAGGTAgcggagaggaggagcagcccGATGCTCAAGAGAAGAGATGGAAACGTCATGACTCCTTACAAGAAGAGAGCTCTGGAGCTAATGG ACTCTACGCCCACGAACAGTGCCCCTGGCTCCGGTCCCAGCTCTCCCATTGGGGCCTCCAGTGCCTTGGGGGCTGAAAATGGTCCCTCCTCTCTGCCTACTACCACAAAAACTGAG AGATGGCCTTCACAGCCGAGATTATTTCGACCTGAGGGCTCTGTGTCGATGCTGAGCTTATACACTTCTCCCTCCTTACCCAACATCTCCTTTGGGCTTTCAACTGCATCCTCACCCATTAGT GCTGCCATGGGGTTGAAGGACAGATCGACAGAAATCAGGCATGGGCTGCCGGGGCACCTGCTGGGCCCTGTGCCCCTTCAGACGGGCCTTGAGTCTAAAGTGAGCCCCAGTCACCAGGCCCTCCTCCAACACCTCCTCCAAAAGGAGCAGATGAGGCAGCAGAAAATACTGTCTTCTG GCCAAGGCTCCATGTCATCCCACCCTCAGTCACCTCTTGCCATGAAGGATCGGCCCTCCAGTAGTCGGCCTAAACTACCCAAACACAGGCCCTTGAACAGGACCCAGTCTGCACCACTACCACAGAACACACTGGCCCAACTTGTCATTCAGCAGCAACACCAGCACTTcctggagaaacagaaacagtacCAGCAGCAGGTCCATATAAATAAG CTGTTGTCCAAGTCCATTGAACAGTTACGTCAACCCAGTGCACACCTGCAGGAatcagaggaagagcaggaggagcaacaaagggagcagacagagagcaTGCAGGAGGAGAGGCTGCCCCCTGGAGGAGTCATCCGGAAGCACacgctgagcagcagcagcagcagcagcggctcGAGCAGCGAGCTCCCCGACACTCACTACGGGGTCATCAAGGTCAAAGAGGAGCCGGCTGATAGCGAGGATGAGGccctgaccaatcagagcttaGAGTCAGAGCAGAGCACCTATCTTCACCAGGTCAAAGGAAGACTGGTGATAAGAGCTATGATATGA